The genomic interval ACTGACTCATTGGATCTGGCCGTTCATCTGTTTAGAATAGTATCCCCAAATATATTGATGCAAACGATTTGCCTTTTTATTTCCAGTGAATAGTCTTTAACTAATATTCAAGACCGTCAAACAGGCGTCTATGtgaatattttaaacaattgtTGGAAATGAATGGTCTTGCAGAGTAAATTATTCTCAACCACATGACCAGGGTTGACTAAATCCATTTTCCTCGATGACCATGTATCCTTAGATACATGGCCATATTAACTATTAACCGTTCTCagagtattattattttttgcataCAACATCAACCAACGATGTAAAACATCCAGTGTTGgtttaaataatgtttgtgtTGGTGTACCTTAAACCACAAGCCTCGTCTTCGCCTCCTAATGACCGAGCCCTGCAAGTGGCCAATGGAAAAACAGTACACATTGCAGACAGCGTCCGGGCGGTGCACCTACTAGCCAGCGACACTCCCTCATCCGTCATCCCCAAACTGGACGGTGCACAAGGTAGCCACAAAACTACAACAGCCAAAGAGGCTGTCATCGTTTTAACTTTGGGGTTTGGTCCACTATGGCGACAGACGGATGGAAATACTGATGACAGTCCGAAAGATCGCCTCGATTTGTACGATGGTAGGTTATCTTCTCTGTTTGCTATGCGTCTGGCTAGCTGCATGGCTACTATGCTAGCTAACCTGGCTATGTAACAGGACATTACTCAGGTCTTCCAGAAAGTTGTATGATTAGCAATCTAGCTACTGCACCTAGTTATCTATGTAGCTATATGGATAAGTAGGGACAGCAGCTAGATAGCTAACCAGACAACTAATCCGTGTCTATATAGCTACATATTTTAGAGAAGCAAACAAAGAATAGATGACGGTTATGCAAGCATTTAGTTATCGGGTTTCAAGACTATAAAGTATCACTAATAAGGCACGGCCCGTACAAGTAGCTAGGTAGGCTAACAAGCTAGAATTATGTACGCTAGTTTGATAGCTTAACGTAATGCCATGGCCTAGCTAGAAGCTAATGTTAACTATAGTGATCAATTACACCAAGTTTTTTGACAGAATTACTATTAGTATTAGAATAACCAGTCATGTTGCCTTTTCATTCACCGTAGGCGTTTTTGACCAGGTCGTTTAAAAGTAGTTACATTAGAAAACTAGCTAATCATTGCTCCCCAACTTGAAGTAGCTGTCAAGCTTTTAAGTtacattttagctagctaaaatattAGCCTGTGTTATCATTATATTGAACATATGTTTGCATGTAACTTGAGCTAGATTTATTTCTAACGTTACCAGGTTGTATTTTGCCAGCTAACTTAATAGTTGTCTGCTAAGCTAACTCTTATTGTGCCTAAAAAACAAGTCCGATGCAGAGGTCAACGTTTGTTTACTCCGTCTTCTTTGATTTGTTAGTTAGCTGGCTATCTATACAGCTGAATAATGACAGAACGCAGGATGGCTGTGTCATTGTAGAATTCCTGGACAGACGCTACACTTGACAACTTGAGATTCACACGGAAGTCGAAAATACAAATTCATGAGACCAGCGCGTTGCTAGAAAACGTGACCAGTGGTCGAGCTATCGAGTTTTGAACTGGCTGTACTGTagattcaaaacatttaacgcccaacttaaagatgcagtctgggacttctAACCAaatgtgtgtaatatgttgtttatttgtgcGTAATTTGTAAGTAGGATCACTATCATTTCTTGGTTAGCCATGAAATTATTTGAAAGCAAGTGCTTTGATGACATGGGTCGCAAatagtgactgactgacagctaCACCTTAATACCAAGTTTTATTTTGCCAAGAGCTGACCTGAAATGATTGACATGTCAGGGAAAATATTCACTCAGAGCCTTCCAACTATGTTTCAACGGCTCATGCTTGGATAATTCTAGTTACATTGTTAGCGGTCATGCACATCGGTTAACTAGTCAGTTCACTACTATCGTGAGACACGCTTATTCAGTGGTGACGAAGCTTGATTAATGCATGGTAAGCGAATAGCCATAGGTTTGGAGAATAAGAGCCACACCTTTCTGTCACAGGAGATACTGGACTGGAATTCAGTCTCAGAAATTCAGTGGTGCGCTTGACACCCTGTAGGAACACTACATAAGTGTTGCACATAGCAGTGATAACATTCTCAGATCCCAGTTTGTCAGAAGTTACCGGTTTGGATCTCACTCATTAGATAGGATGTTATGCATGGAAATAGAGTAGATGAACTGTTCACTTCTCGGTAGACTCTGGTTCTATGTCTGTATTTAATcattcatatatacacacacacagaacaggtGATGCCTGGATAGCTTGGTTTTTAGAAACTGGTCTTGGGTGCGAAACCAGGTGGAGCTTCAATACTGAACCGTGTGTAGGACTGGTTTTAACCACtgggaaatatttgttaaaCCAGAACAGCTCCATGTAAGTGTAAAAGCAATGGATATGGTAAGCCTATTACAATGAACAGCTTGGAAAGCATACCAGCTTCTTGGGAATACTGTACTCTGGGGTCAGAGAGTAAATCTAATCAGGATGTGTCCCAAAGTTTGTATTTGCTGgcctaaacaaaacaattattcaagctaacatgttttcaaaacatCCCGATAGCTAATGAGGCTATCGGGATGTTGGGCTAGAAGAACACATCACTTATTGGCATGGATGTTTGATCCTGAGTAAATGACTGAAATCAATGCTAATGTAATACCTTTCCTTTCCAGGGCGCCAATGCCTCAGCTTTGGAGAAGGAAATCGGACCGGAACAGTTTCCCGTTAATGAGCATTACTTTGGCTTGGTCAATGTAAGTACTATCACAACAATGAGCTATTCGCTTCAAGTTTAAGCATGCACTTGCACCAACAACATTGTAACTGAACAAAGTGGGGATGTATCGGCCAGTAATCGGTACTGGCATGTTATAGGCACTGATGTTATTATCGGTACTGGCATGTTATAGGCACTGATGTTATTATCGGTATTGGCATGTTATGGGCACAGATGTAATAATCCATATTTTCCGACTGCTTTACATTTCAGACCGATTGTGTTTTCCGGTATTTCCGTTTTGTTAATGTTACTGTGGTGATCCCGCATGGCATTGCCAGAGCAAGGACAAATATGGATTCCTAACATTCCTGAACTTTTTGTTAGACGTATGAATGGCATTTTCTTGAAACATAATGATCGTGTTACAACAATGTTCTTAGGAGTATTGAGCTCTTGGTGCTATTGTATTCATGTGCGACTTGAGAAGCACAAAGCACCCTTCCTTGTATTTGGAGCCAGCCAATTGTATTTGGAGCCAGCCAATGAATCCAGCACACTATGCAGACCAGCTGGTCCTCTGTAGGGGAGAGAATGTAGGATACCTTTCACCCGAAAATCTCCTGAAGCCAGCGTTTGTTCCCCCCGGTTGTTTTGGTCGAACGTGTGGgggttttcaatgttagtttgagtttaaACTTTTAGCAACAATGTCAAATGAATACGGACAGTCCGATTCTAGTCAGCCAGCGAGTGGCAGCAGACCGGACGCAGGTGACGGTACTGTCTTGTTTTGGCTTAGAGTCAGGTGAAATCACAAGATTTTTGTTAATTGAGAAGCTATATATCATGTTACTGCAAATACTCTCTTCTTTCATTAGAAACAACACTTTCTTTAATTTATGCCAAtgtacagaaatgacaaaacatctgTGTCGGCTGATTGTGGTATGTGAATATTGGTGCATGAAAATCATTTTCTCATTGGTGCATTGTTAAAACATACCTAAATTACCATaggaagaaacacacacattgctggtgtgtgtttgctttCAAATTCAGATTGAATTAACATGTGCTAACAGTTCTGTTCCAAGAGTTATCACATGATTTACACAACTTCCTCTTTAAATCTCTCCACTCTTCTCTCCCCCCACTTATTTCTCTTTaattctctcattctgtctccctTATGGTCTCTTTCTCTTGCTGTCTCTGCCATCTTTGCACTCTCTCTCGTAGTTTGGGAACACCTGCTACTGTAACTCTGTGCTGCAGGCCCTCTACTTCTGCCGTCCGTTCAGGGAGAAGGTCCTGGCCTACAAAGTCCAGCCCAGGCGTAAAGAGTCCCTCCTCACCTGCCTCTCCGACCTCTTCAACAGGTAAACTAGAAGGGAACGTGCCCCGCCTCTCCGACCTCTTCAACAGGTAAACTAGAAGGGAACGTGCCCCGCCTCTCCGACCTCTTCAACAGGTAAACTAGAAGGGAACGTGCCCCGCCTCTTCGAACCTCTTCAACAGGTAAACTAGAAGGGAACGTGCCCCGCCTCTTCGAACCTCTTCAACAGGTAAACTAGAAGGGAACGTGCCCCGCCTCTTCTAACCTCTTCAACAGGTAAACTAGAAGGGAACGTGCCCCGCCTCTCTGCACAACGTTTACCCTCTGACGTAGTCAAAATAATAGAACGGATCTGAAATGGTGGAAATGCCAGCATGGGCGTGGTTACACGTCGGCCTACGAAGTGAAACCGTTTTTTCCGGTAACCTAGCTCAGCCCAACATGTCCTGTCCCAACAGCATCGCCACCCAGAAGAAGAAGGTGGGCGTCATCCCTCCCAAGAAGTTCATCTCCCGTCTGAGGAAGGAGAATGGTGAGGAGGAGGGAATGGGGGTGGAAGGGGGCGTGTTGAAGTGGAGATAAGGGGAGAAAAACTTAATCTTGCTCCTTCGAATGGAGGGCTGAACGGAGACTGATTGGGTGGGGAAATGTAGCAACTTGAGACAGCCCAGAACTCTTCCCTCATCCCCCTCGTCCTCTGCCCCCTTCCTCCCAGAGCTTTTTGACAACTACATGCAGCAGGACGCCCACGAGTTCCTCAACTACCTCCTCAACACCATCGCTGACCTGCTGCAGGAGGAGAAGGGCCAGGAGCGGCAGCAGAATGGGAAACTGGTGCAGAATGGCGgcgggggaggtggggggagtgGTGGAacggggggaggaggaggagacggggaggagggggagaagacGCAGCAGACCTGGGTCCACGAGATCTTTCAGGGTACTCTGACAAACGAGACCCGCTGCCTCAACTGTGAAGCTGTAAGTGGAGGGAGTTTCAAAATGGAGACCGTTATTGCATTTGAAATGACAGGGAGACTAATGGGGCCGAGAGACAGTAATGGATGTCTGCCCGTGCCGTTTTCTAGATACCACGTTGTAATGTGAGAGGGACGTCCGAAATGGTGCCTGCTGTTGCATTGAAAATTGAGATTAATGTGGCAAGAGCTGTAATGGCTGCCAGTTTCCTGATGTTATACAGTGTTTCAGCAGATGTCGTTGTAACcagcattgttttattttgcttgTCTAGGTGAGCAGTAAAGATGAGGACTTTCTGGATCTTTCTGTCGATGTGGAGCAGAACACCTCTATCACGCACTGtctcaggtgtgtgtgatgttgttCAGTACATCCAAATAGGAAGACGCATTCCCGAAATGTGACTGTCCAAATCCTACAACAAAAGGACGTAACTGTGGACTTTCCGGAACTcatctgtgggtgtgttttctctctccatagGGGTTTcagcaacacagagacactctgTAGTGAATACAAGTACTACTGTGAACAGTGTCGGAGTAAACAGGAAGCACAAAAAAGGTGAGCGGTCTCGTCCCTGTGCAGCTCCGTTGGTGAGAGTGTGACTCGCCACGGCTGGGTCGTAGGTTCAATTCCTATGGCGGCGGTCTGGAAATGTGTGTTGGCAGGACTGCAAGTCACTCTAGATAGGAGTTTCTGCTgaactctgttgagttgaatgGAAGCGCTAACAGAGAGATCTGCCTGGGGTCTGTGCTATATCTAGTTACTAGGCACCAACTCTGAGACAAAACGGATGAAATAATCACTAGTAAATGTCAACGAGACTGAGAACAGGGTCGTTTTGGCACATGCTCAGAACTGATCATCTACACAGCGTTCCCTGCTGAGAAGTTGTGTGATGAAAAGTGCTAATTGGGACAAGGTGCTAATTGCTCTCGCATCGGAGCTCAAACCAAGCCCGAGCCTTTAAGAGTCCCTTGTTGCTACCCAGGATGTAGGAGAATTACTGTCTGTTTACCGGCTACAACCAGTCAGTAAAGGCTAGCCACCAGCTTACTCATTTCTACTGATTATcagaaaatatgattttataaaacaaacattacccTGTATAGCTTTTTAAGACCATAAATGACCAATCAATCTTCTCTGGTATTTTCCCAGCTTGAGGAGCAGCTAAGCATTCTTAAAGACTAAGAAATGCTGCTTTCACCTTTAACTGCACACAGAAGGAAAAATGCTTAGCCTGAATCTTCCAAGGACCCCCCCCCTTTAACAGCCATTACAATGACGGCCACCTCTTAGGGATATTTGTTCTGGATCTTTCTTCTTCAGAATGCGTgtgaagaagttacctatgaTCCTGGCGTTACACCTAAAGAGGTTTAAATACATGGACCAGTTGCATCGCTACACCAAGCTGTCCTATCGTGTCGTCTTCCCCCTGGAGCTCCGCCTCTTCAACACCTCAGGAGACGCTACCAATCCCGACCGCATGTATGACCTGGTCGCTGTGGTCGTCCATTGTGGAAGGTGAAGTGTTGTTTGATTCCAAATGGACCCCTCTTCCCTCCATTCCCACATTCATGTGCTCCGTCAAAACTGTGTCCCAAAGCTGTTGGAGCAAATATGATCAAGGTTTTAGGGACTAatttgaccctccagtggcctAAATAGTAAAAACTATTCAGTCCCCACAAATATTTCAATTTACAGATTAGGGTTACAGGATaggaagaggaaaaaggggGGCGGGGGCACGGGCATTACATCACTTCACTGCTCTAATTGGGTAAGTAACTGATTTGTAAGAGCAGGTAGCCGTGGTATTTTGGCCATATgcaccacacccccttgtgcctcaTCACTTAAAAACCATGGCTGTCAAAATCCAGGATACAAACTACCCCTTTCATAAATATAGTTGATaccatgtgtgtatgtctgcgtTCCTATTTCCAGTGGTCCACACTGTGGTCAGTACACATGGCTAAGATATATAGACCAACAGCATAGTATTCAGCTCTTACTCTGTGTGTCCATTCCTTTAGTTTTCTAAACCATGGTCATTACAGAGAGTGGCTAGATATGAAGATAGACCCCTACACAACAGACCCCCTACGCAACAGACCCCCTACGCAACAGACCCCCTACGCAACAGACCCCCTACGCAACAGACCCAAGTGTTTAGCTGTAAGTTCTTTCTGTATCTGCTTCTCTCTACAGTGGTCCAAACCGTGGTCATTACATCACTATAGTGAAGAGCCATGGATTCTGGCTGCTGTTTGATGATGACATAGTAGAGGTAAGGCCTATTTCCTATGGTCCATTCTGCATTATGagtacatttgtaaatgaaaaTACTGTAGGCAAACTAGACCACCCATGTGCGACCGTTGCTAAATAAACCTACATGTTGTTTAGTATTTGTATCTACACTGCTCCCATGCATCAGAGTGTCTCCAACAGAACCTGGTTGTGTTGGAGACGCTCGTTATGTTGCAAGTCCCACATCTCCCTTCTCATTGGTTGGCACAAGCATTCTAACCCCATCCTTGGTCATTGAAAGATTATTCAAAGATACTAAAACATCTTTTACTCTTTGGAGCAGAGATCACATGATTTTGTATGACTCAACTTTCTACAAAAACCGGTCCAAAAAGCAGTACAGTGCATTCTgagtattcagacaccttcagTTTCTCCACATTGTtacttattctaaaatggattcaaTTATCAGAGATGTTTTTACAGCTTGATTGGAATCCACCGCTGATAAATGTAAtagattggacatgatttggaaaggcacatacctgtctatataagggcCAAcaattgactgtgtgtgtcagagcaaaaaccaagcgaTCAGGTCAAAGGAATTGTCCGTGGAGTGCCGAAGCACAGATCTGTGGAATGGTACCAAGGTTTTGTGAAGCACCAGGGATGTTGTTGgagtatgcacagtgtctcccagctcaacTGTGGAAGGAACTCCTTCAGAGTTGCCATAAGCCTTCTGGTGGTCTCTCTGACTAGTGTGCCTCTCTCCTGTGTATAACCCAACCCTTACTAATGCTTTTCATGTTGGGATTATTTAGCTATGCTCTCTGCCAGAAACAGGTGTATTTAATCAGAGGTCAGGTGGCACTTGGACACACATGTACTCCAATCAGCTGATTGTGTGACAATTGGCTGCACtatgtgtcatagcaaaggagATGAATACTTACACTGGAAGTAGTGGACTAAATCAAGACTTTACTCATCGAGTTAATTGTtaaaaatttataaataaacCACAAATCGCTGCTACATCAAGACTGTAATACTTTGTGTAGATTAGTAATGGAAAATCCCAATTACATTTAAGCAGGCCTCACATAAAAGGACCAACGAGATCCCTGCCACACCAGTTGGGCTAGTGCAAAGCTCAAGGTCATTGAACTAGTTTAAAATAGCATTTGAAGCAAGGTATAATCCCTTCGCACTCCAAATGTAGCCTGGAATTTCACAACCTGCTTAGTATATAAGGCTTTGGGAAGCAGGAGACGGATGGAATGTTGGgatcagattttctttaaaGATGATCTGATCTGACTGTGAAAGTCAAAAGAAGTTTCACATATTTGGCAGCAATTCTTTTTAGCTTGAGATTAGCCTGTGAAAGAGAATAGATGTTTCACACATttagcaatacattttttctttctcatttatGGTTTTGAATTTGTTGTAATGACTGTTGTTTTTGGTAAAGAAGCTTCTCTTAGGTCTTGGTATTTGTCACACTGTAACAGAAATGGCGTTCTGTCTCCGATCACAGCCTGTCCAGGTTGGCCATTGATGACTAGTCGCTACGGCCAGGCTTGTCTACGGCGTCTGTACATTGTCAAGTTCTTCCTCAGTCACAGTGCTCAGATAGTTGGCCACTGTATTGCCTTTTTAGAGCTAAATAGCATTGGCTTTTATGTTGAGATATGTTAATGTTCTcccaatgttttgtctttttgttggGTTATACTTTGtttgggtgcgtgcgtgcgtgcgtgtgtaggtgggtgtgtaggtgggtgcgtgcgtgcgtatgtgtgtaGGTAGGTGggtgcgtgcgtatgtgtgtaggtgggtgcgtgcgtgcgtgcgggtTTGGGGGGATGGGTGGGGGgatgggtgtgcgtgtgtgggtgtgtgcgtgcgtatgtgtgtgggtgggtgggtgggtgggtgggtgggtgggtgtgtgcgtgcgtgcgtgcgtgcgtgcgtatgtgtgtgcgtgcgtggatgcgtgcgtgggtgcgtgcgtatgtgggtgcgtgcgtgcgtatgtgtgtgggtgcgtgcgtgcgtatgtgtgtgggtgcgtgcgtgcgtgcgtgcgtgtgggtgggtgggtgggtgggtgcgtgcgggtgcgtgcgtgcgggtgggtgcgtgcgtgcgtgcgcctgTACGTGTCTGTCACCTGTAATCAGCCTGCTTTCTTCAGTTTTATGTGTTAATATGATGAGCCAGTAAAATGGTGTTGTATACCTCCCACCACAACATACACCATAAGGAATGTGCCAGCTTTTCTCAGACATTGAAAGTGTGTTAAAGCATAGCTTAGCCCTAACAAAGGGTGCGACATGCTAGCACCTCATGTAGAAGCTGAAGAACATGTCGTCTGCTGTTAAGCTCACAGTCCAGATCACATTCGGGGAGTGATTTCACCTAGTGAAAGGCACTGTCGGTTGTAACTGCAGCGATGGTGAAATGGGGCCTGCTTCTTTCCACTTTGCATACTGCACAATCCATGCAGGCAAATATCTGTGATCAGCTTACTTTAGGTTTACCCAACCTAGCCAATAGTGGAACAACATAAAAATGATTTTAGAGCAGGGTCTAAGttttcaactatgagagaagTCTCACCTGAACATCTGGTGGATGAGAGAAATCTGGCTAAGTAATGAAGTTTCCACTGGGCTTGGAGCTGAAGTGCTATTTAACAATGTGGGCTTACTATGACCACATCCGATGGTAGTGTACTCTCTGTAGAATTTCTTAATTTCACATGAGGTTATCCACATTTGTCCCACAACATAATCATATCATTGTTACAGATTCCCTAAACATGTACCGCAAAACCACAAAGTAAAAAGAAAGGGATTTTTCCAATTGAAGCATCTTAATATGGCACAATGTGTGCCATAAACTCAAATTAGATTTGAAACTAAACTCAAATTAGATTTGTTTCTGTGGTTACAGATAGTATAGCAGAGTTGTTTGAGAGTTGTTTCTGTGGATACAGAGGGCATAGCAGGGAGTCGATTAAGATTTGATTAGTGGGGTTACAGAATGGATTTGCAGGgagttgtttgaaatgtgtcctTCTCTAACTTCTAACTCTTCTTTCCTTTTCTAGAAAATCGACGCCCAGGCGATCGAGGAGTTCTATGGTCTAACGTCGGACATTTCTAAGAACTCTGAGTCAGGTTACATCCTGTTCTACCAGTCTCGGGACTGAACCGACCAATGGTTGTGGCCGAACGGCCGAAGCGGGCCAATGGGATTGGGACTCTGcatagagagaaggaggggcTTCGGCTGGCACAGGCCCACCacccattttttaaatattcagcTTTGCACTGTGGAACAACAAGAGGATGGATGGACCGATTTCCAGTCAATGACGGACAATATTGCCGCCACCAtcaaaaaaggaaaatgttatgcttggttaaaaataattgttttattgggggaggtgggggggtgtaaCAGCAGATTTAGGGGAATTAATATCATTGTGTCCCTGCCATCTTCTGAGCCACCAGCAGGAGTGGCTAAACAGGAGTGGGTTTTAATGAAAGGTGGATCCTGCCGTTTCCTGAATGTTCTGGCTAGTCCGTTGCCTGTTGTGGTCATATGGACAGAGTGGTGGAGAGTTGAGTTTGGTCCCTGTGTAGCTGAGCAGACTAAATCTGGTTGCTAGGTGCTCAGTGTTGAATTACGTTATGGTCCCAAGGCTGAAAGTTGCACACACATTTTgtcacacactctttctctcttgctctcacaTGAGTATGCTCCTGAGCTCCCCCCTCTGGTAACAACAGCAAATTAAGCCACACACTACAACACACCTGCCAACCAGATATTTCTGCTATGTGTCTCCTAAGTTGCCCGTTGGTGTCACATTTCCATTGTGGTGCGCATTAACAGTGGTGTGCTATATATGGACTAGGCTATTTACATCCTGCCGGCCTGTAACCCAGTATAAAAACCCAATTGGCTACTGTAACAAttaactcctcttcctcctttcatCTGATCTGAACTTTCCATAAGAGCCTAAGGTTCTGTTGCCAATGTTTAAACTTATTTGAAAGtgtaaaaatatactttttggtTTCCGCCCAAATAAACCAAATATCAGTTTGGTTTGTATGATGCTTTTGCTATGCTGCCGGTTGGTGTAACCAGTTTAATGCCACTGTTTTAAAAGGCCACATCATAATGCATTCCCAACACAATCCAACAGATGTTACATGGCAGCCACCGGCATCTGGCGTTGAGACAACTTGTCCTGTGAAATCAATCGAGGCTGTTACACTATCTGTATTGAGTCCACTGGCAGTGACCAGGCTGAAGATGCCTCATCGTATACCAGGTAGAACGACACAGTGCTGATGGCCAGAAAATGTAGCGGAGTTGTTTTTGGGACAGAGCCCGCTTTGAACTCACGCTCTGTATTGGTACAGGGCCTGCTTTGCGCAATTGCCAGCCACATGGTTTATGGCtagggatgcactgataccACTTTTTTTCATTGTCGATACAGAGGGCGAGCATCTGTTGATACAAAGTACCGATCCGATACTGCCATTTCTATTTTGTTGAAGTGCTATGAGTGTGATAATTTGTTTACATGAATTAAATGTATACCATACGTTTTATTAACAATTTAATCAATATTTAAGATGGAACTTatggcattttaacaacatGAAGTCTTACACTCTGAGGTAGAGTAAGCCATTTGAAGTTATTTAGTAATGTAGAATGTGAAATCGGATATATGTTGGACTAACAAGTCACTGCAGTGTAAAAAATTTGACACGCAATGCAAGTATTTTATTGATATTTGTTCAATCACAACTTGATGGAAGCGACACTAAAATAACGTTAGGCGTTTTTGGGCCAGTGTCGGATCGGTGCTTCCCTTCTTGG from Esox lucius isolate fEsoLuc1 chromosome 24, fEsoLuc1.pri, whole genome shotgun sequence carries:
- the usp12b gene encoding ubiquitin carboxyl-terminal hydrolase 12 isoform X1 produces the protein MEILMTVRKIASICTMGANASALEKEIGPEQFPVNEHYFGLVNFGNTCYCNSVLQALYFCRPFREKVLAYKVQPRRKESLLTCLSDLFNSIATQKKKVGVIPPKKFISRLRKENELFDNYMQQDAHEFLNYLLNTIADLLQEEKGQERQQNGKLVQNGGGGGGGSGGTGGGGGDGEEGEKTQQTWVHEIFQGTLTNETRCLNCEAVSSKDEDFLDLSVDVEQNTSITHCLRGFSNTETLCSEYKYYCEQCRSKQEAQKRMRVKKLPMILALHLKRFKYMDQLHRYTKLSYRVVFPLELRLFNTSGDATNPDRMYDLVAVVVHCGSGPNRGHYITIVKSHGFWLLFDDDIVEKIDAQAIEEFYGLTSDISKNSESGYILFYQSRD
- the usp12b gene encoding ubiquitin carboxyl-terminal hydrolase 12 isoform X2; the encoded protein is MQQDAHEFLNYLLNTIADLLQEEKGQERQQNGKLVQNGGGGGGGSGGTGGGGGDGEEGEKTQQTWVHEIFQGTLTNETRCLNCEAVSSKDEDFLDLSVDVEQNTSITHCLRGFSNTETLCSEYKYYCEQCRSKQEAQKRMRVKKLPMILALHLKRFKYMDQLHRYTKLSYRVVFPLELRLFNTSGDATNPDRMYDLVAVVVHCGSGPNRGHYITIVKSHGFWLLFDDDIVEKIDAQAIEEFYGLTSDISKNSESGYILFYQSRD